A DNA window from Maribellus comscasis contains the following coding sequences:
- a CDS encoding tetratricopeptide repeat protein translates to MKTKLTFFLLFICFLANGQSPQVQELGKLYMSGKYDQTIEKANKYLNSDPENLDYKVILGRALTDKGNYKEAISHLQYAIDRDNSWRKAWGLGYLGTCYYMLSDFDKSESALKSCINLNATKNATRYSARRLGIFGYDSFYKDWTVKESKHIRFHFQNMSDQKIKLYIESREKAFVEINKFFESSVPRKIDFFVWNSRDDAKRIVHANLGFAEPAYCIVHSHFQQTKGHELTHVISNYSNQITQKTGLINEGTSVCFDLANRNDEKLVFDWIKENNQKIDIKDIWANWRKYPHELTYPLSGLFVNELISEFGKEKFLAFFSNQTYENAKTVFGNELDILIEKFENKYSG, encoded by the coding sequence ATGAAAACCAAATTAACTTTCTTCTTATTATTCATTTGCTTTCTTGCAAATGGACAAAGCCCCCAAGTACAGGAGCTGGGAAAACTTTACATGTCTGGAAAATATGACCAAACAATTGAAAAGGCAAATAAATATTTAAACAGTGACCCTGAGAATCTGGATTATAAAGTGATTTTAGGGAGAGCATTGACAGATAAAGGTAATTACAAAGAAGCAATATCCCACCTTCAGTATGCTATTGACAGAGATAACTCATGGAGAAAGGCTTGGGGACTTGGATATTTAGGTACATGCTATTATATGCTTTCAGACTTTGACAAGTCGGAGTCTGCTTTAAAGTCTTGTATTAATTTAAATGCTACAAAAAATGCTACAAGATATTCTGCCAGAAGACTTGGGATTTTTGGTTATGACAGTTTTTACAAAGACTGGACTGTTAAAGAATCGAAGCATATTCGATTTCATTTTCAAAACATGAGTGACCAAAAAATCAAATTATATATAGAATCAAGAGAAAAAGCCTTTGTTGAGATTAATAAATTCTTTGAAAGTTCTGTGCCTAGAAAAATTGACTTTTTTGTATGGAACTCAAGAGATGATGCTAAAAGAATAGTTCATGCAAATTTGGGGTTTGCTGAACCTGCATATTGTATTGTACATTCTCATTTCCAACAAACCAAAGGACACGAACTTACACATGTTATTTCAAATTATTCAAATCAAATTACTCAAAAAACTGGATTAATAAATGAGGGTACATCGGTGTGTTTTGACCTTGCGAATAGGAATGATGAAAAACTCGTTTTCGACTGGATTAAAGAAAATAATCAAAAGATAGATATAAAGGATATTTGGGCAAACTGGAGAAAATATCCTCACGAATTAACATATCCACTTTCAGGGCTGTTTGTAAATGAATTGATAAGCGAATTTGGTAAAGAAAAATTCCTAGCCTTTTTTTCTAATCAGACCTATGAAAATGCAAAAACTGTATTTGGAAATGAATTGGATATTTTGATAGAAAAATTTGAAAATAAATATAGCGGATAA